GGTGGCACAGAACAGGACCACAGGTGCCTTTGCAGACTGCAGGAAAAGCCTTTGCAACTCTTAGGGCCTTTGTAAACCTTATTTTAGAAAGGCCTCAGCAAAGCCCAATGCACAGGGTTAAATTTTTGTAAGACCAAAATCAAGCGCTCTCTTGCTGGTTCTGACTTCAGTTTAGCAAATGGGTACTGcaaaatcctgcaggaaaataaaaaactcatctgtggagcacagaaaaagaaaaactcatCTTTGGAGCACAGAGAAATGAAACCCCCGCTTTGgaacacagaaaaatcaaaactcCTATTTGTACCACACGCTCACAGAGTGCTCAGTGTGTAACAAGGGTATGTGAGAACATCTCTGCTGTGGTCTGTGGTGCTTGAAGCAAAAGTCCAAGGACTTGTTTTGTGCTCCCCAGtgtgatttgattttttttttttttaacacaagaCTTGCTAGAGGCAATGGTTTCTAAAATCCATTTATGTCATGATAAAGTCAAAGAATTGGTGCTGAAAGTACTTAACCATACCCTAAAAGTGACAGATTGCACTCAGTGAAGTGTTTGTTACCTTGTTttgaccttttttctttttctaagcTGCAGGATCATGGCAAGGTCTGAATTCCCCTCTGGTTGTACAAGGCAGGTGGAAACACAGAGTCTGTTTCTGTGTCTGACCTcagcaggaaataattttctaggCAAACTTTCCTAGGTTTGCCTGTCCTGACTAAAGTTCCAAAAGCTTTCTATCCACAGTACAACAACAGATATTTATGATTAAATGAGCAAAAGGGTGATACCTTTAACCAGCACCATGGTGCCTCTTGCAGAGAACAGAGGGGAACCCTTCACCTCCTGGGCACAGATGTAATTATCACTGTCCTTTTCCTGTAGCTTGTGTAGAATCACCACAATTCTATTTCCTTCCCTTGAATACTCCAAGCGATTCTCAAAGGCAGGAGAAACCCCTGACCCGCGGAGATTTGGCACAGACAGAACTGCGCCAGGCTGCACATGAGTCCTGAACAAGTAGAACTTCTCTTCACTTTTCAACTCACAGGTGATGTTGACAGACTGGCCTTGCTCTGGGTTGGCATGGAGTGGTGACTGCTCCAGAGGCCTTCTGGATTTAGctaaaaacagagaaattagTGGTTATCACACACTTAACACAGTGGATTTTAACTGGGGAGCAAGGGGACAGAGCAGGCAGAAAAGAACAGACCATGGTGTTGGGAAGGATggaagtttgacaagaaagtctcacagatatggaTGCTTAGCgggaagatttttaaatgtagagtctgatgaaggaatagatatggaagcaagttttgatatagaagaaaagaattgctgagccagtcttactgaataaccaaggaggcaaagactgtgttagttagaaggggtttttatggcttagggcaaaggataaacccaccccaaacaagatctttgtaccaagcagaaagatagcacaggcaaagaAGGCAGCaaagttgcaagtagaaaaaaggtttcagaattttccactgcaagaaaactgaataacaacttctagcttaaactgtaatgtactaacttttagtgattggagaatggtaacatgaatatggtaattatagtagttatgagaggctatagataaaagttaaagtatagattggttctactgtattaagatgctcagcaaagaaaagtctgtaatgcattgtaaccaaaaccaaagggtctccaggcctgcctgcagctggagctgagagctgtaggtgcagctctgtcacccacgaccctggactgctgtaacaccttggatacaataaactgcattttggagagctgcctggaatcctgcatccctcatttcagctcttacaCCATGGAAATGTAGATACAATGAATTTTTAAACATGCTTTACACAGGCTTTAAGAAGGATATATTTTAGTACGCCCTGGCTCAGGATCTGAAAGGAGGACTGACCAACAGGTTTAGCTGTTTGTACAGGGTCTGCACTACCCAAGAAATTATAAATACTGACCTCCTCTGAGGGAATACAGCCTGACCAGCACGTCCTGCAGCCGTGCATCATTGCCTGCTTTCTCAAGCAGAGAAAGATCTGGGGGCTGTTGGTCTGGATCAAATCACACAGTGTGTGTCCCATCAATGTGAAAATGGTCCATGAGAATGGAGTGGTCATTAATGACTCACTGTGCAGCTGGGAAGACATTCCACTGAATTCCTCTGAGGACAGGACTTGATCCTTTTAATATTATCATTGAAGTGGATAAGGAAATGAGGACAGAATTTATCAGGTTTGTAAAGGGAAGGCTGTAAGCATTTCAGAGAAGAGGATCAGAATCAAACAGAGatataaagcaataaaataataataatataatttggAGAGACAATACATAATAAACAAGATGTGATTCATTTGAGAAAACACAGCCAAGAAGTTTGAAAGGAGAAGCCCAAGGGAGGAAATGATAATCCTTAATGGATATAAACTACAATTGCTGATCAGCAATCAATTAGATCTCACATGCCTGGGGACAGGAAAGGAAGCCTGTAAGCTTTGGGAAAGATGTCTCAGGTTAGAAGGTCTCATTGGAAGGACAGGTTCATGGAGGAATAAACTGCCAAAGAATAGTGTGGACTCAACCCTCTTctaatgaaaaatgtaaataacaaAGACAGAAAAGTTGTTCCTCCAACCAGAAACAGCTGCCAAAAGAAACACTTCTTCTCATTCAGCAACTCCTCACTAACAAGAGAAAAAACCCTTTACTCACTCATGCTCAACTTGCATAAGACCAGCCTCCCAATTATTACCAATTTGTCATTTAAGATGAATTAGTAAAAACAAAAGAGATTTGCAAAAACAACTGCTACTAAAAAACCCCCTCTTTGCTCTGCTAGATTTGTAAAAAGGTTTGACAGGTTGTTTTGGAAAGAGCTGTGAGACCTCACCGTttccaaactgctgcagcaacCTGTGACTCATGTGAAAATCTGTAGCTGGCATTAATGAGTCACAAATTAATCTTCTAAAatggtttagggtttttttggtaccATGCTATCTCATGTGTTTTCTTCATTGTTTCAGGGAGCAAACCCACACATTCCTTCAAATCTGTACCTGAGCAGACACGAAGGAGGTTCTGTCAGACTCAACCTCCCATTGTGTCTCCTTCTAATCTTtgatttaaaatacaaatctgtATTTACTAATTCTTGACATTAAAGGGGGAATTGCAATACCTTTGACCAGTACTATGATTGTCTTCCTATATATCTCCTTCATTTGTAAGACATCTGTGCATACGTAGATTTCAGAATCAGACTCCTGTAGCCTGTGCAGGGTTATCCTGAAGTTCTCCCCTTCCTTTGAACACTCGGTGCGATTAGCAAAGTCAGGATTGATACGTGAAGAATTCTCCTTGGAACAATATATCACATTTATACTCTGTCTGATAACTCTCAAGTACATTCCCAATTGATACTCTGCATGATTCATTGGGCAAGTTATGCTGATGGAATCTCCTTCCCAAGCACTGATAACGTCTGTGGACTGTTCTTTTCCTCCACCTAAAAATAAGAAATGCAATTGAAATTGTAATATCAGAGTTCCTCTTGGTCTGATCATATCAAAGTACTTTTCAAAACCAACTCCACCAACAGAACTGCTCTGTCAGACTGCACCTCAGTCTCCCTGTGTCATTTCTTGGCTGCTCTGGCACCTGCAGTGCCTTTCATGCCCAGTgacctgagcagctcagcaccttcccaagcTTCAAAGGCCTTGGCAAAGAAGTGGCTGCTGTCACTCACACAGAAAATGTAGTTCTCTTTCTAgattcccaggaaaatcctaTTACTTCTCAAAATACAAACTTCACTAAGATTACCCTGATAATTGGTTTCAGATCTAAATCAGGAATTTGAAAGCAAGGAAAAGTGGCagagaatagaagaaaatacaCTTGTCCTTTTAAAGGGGCTTTTAATAACATCAGGGAACTGGATAATACAGATTCTCAGATTCAATACAGGAAGAGGCTGCAGAAAGTGTAAATCCAATCCATTTAAGAAACAAATGTAGAATGAAATCCTTGGAGTTCTCCAATGACCCCAATATCCAAAGAAACTGAAGGGGGAGTATTTGTGAAATGAATAGAAAGGAATAGAGAGATCAAATGGGAAACACCTGAAAGAAGCTACATCAGaagcaagggaagaaaaatgaaatagagAGTGTTACATGTCTAAGGCAAACATAGTTTAGAAAACgttggaaaaaaggaaagataagACTGAAATGTGAGAAATGTAAGAGCACCGATGTTGTACGTACCATCCTGGGCAGGGAAGCACGGGAGAAGCAGGAGAAAGAGGGATGCATTGGGGAGAAACAACATCCACAGCATCTTCAAAGGTCTTTTTAGTTGCTCCCTCAGTCTGAACAATGATTTAAAGCCCTGAGTAAAGAGCCCcaagccccaggctgggctgttgTCTGCCAGTTACTTGAGCTGTCTACTGAAAGAAGTCAGCAGAGTTTTGCTTTTGTATCACAATGGTTGTGGGGGAAAAACCATTTCTCTGGGAGGTGCACCTTGGGTTTCTTCACACTTAAACCACCAGCCCTGtttttgtgctgctgagcaacccccagcccccagggcagcagcagagagctgtcAGTGGGCAGCACCTTCCTCCCCTCTGAAGGCAACTGAGAAAAGGGCGGCTCAAATTTGCTCTTCAAAGTGCCAAAATCAGGCAGCTGTCTCCCAGCCCAGAAATGCAGAACCATCTGAAACATCAGTTCTGTTTGTCAGGACTCCCACAGGCTTAGATTGGTGGCTGCAGATGCAAAAGTCTTGGCTTTGTAAGGAGAAAGGGGATGAGATATACTCCATTACTTCAGGAAAACCCTGTTATTATACAAGCCCTGCTCACAAACCAACAGATTTGATCTGCATCGTGACAATGTGAATAATTGCcaagcaggaggagctgtggagTTCCTTCAGAAAACACCAgcactcacacccagcttgcCCCAGGGCAGACCTGACGCACAAACCAGCAGGAGAAAGAGGATTTGACAGGAAATCTGTAGAACCTAACAAGGTCTTTTGATCTTGTTGCTAAAAGGATCTATTTGAGGAAATATCATTACCTGAAATTTCaggctttttcttctcccttaaCTTCATTGCAAAGCCAAGACAATAAACAATTTCAATCTTTACCAGGACAATAAAGCCTTTTTCTACCTAGCAAAAAAGTGAGAATTAAACTTGCAACTCATCCAATTATATTCTTAAGAAGTAAAAGGAGCAACATTTTCTAAGAGAAGAGATTGGCTCTAAGACAGGAGCACTTAAAGAAGACAGTGTGAGACCCTCACATGTTGTTTGTGACCGAGGAAGCTTTCATGgctcttcccttctccctgtgcctgtggggcctttccagccccagctcatTCATCTCCACTTCTAGAGCCTGACCAGGAGAGGAGAAAGTCCCTTGGAATctggaggaaaagcaggatACTGGCTCCTCCCTTCTTTGAAAGGTAATTAGATGTATTATTGCCTAATTACCTGTAATCAGATTTTCACTTTCACTTTTAGAGTGCAGGTCAGCTCACTCACAGGTCACTGAACATTGACACCAGGCAAGCCCGTGCTGATGTGTGGCACAGTGCAGTAGGGAAAACATGGGAAAAGCCAATCACACTCCCCAAAACTCCTCAGGAACCTGCTCAGAAGTGCCTGGGCAGTCACCCTGTCCCTCTGGGTactgcagcagggatgtgagTGACTGGATTTGAGAactgctccccagcctggccatgcaAGGGCTCCCAGGTCTGTAGTAAGCTCAGGGCCTGTAAGCACAGGGTACAGAGGAGGGTAAGATCTGCTGCTGTCTTCTctgttttttgtggggttttctgggGTGGCATaatgtggtgtttgtgagggtccctaggatgagggaagagatgaatctgactccatattcttagaaggctgatatgttatgttatatgttatgttatgttatgttatactaaaactatactaaagaaagagaaaggatacatcagaaggcttcacAAGAATGAATAGTAAAAACCTGTGACTCCTCAGAGCCTCGACTCAGctggaccatgattggtcatgaaattaaaacaattcacatggaacc
This DNA window, taken from Ammospiza caudacuta isolate bAmmCau1 chromosome 19, bAmmCau1.pri, whole genome shotgun sequence, encodes the following:
- the LOC131566289 gene encoding uncharacterized protein LOC131566289; the encoded protein is MLWMLFLPNASLFLLLLPCFPAQDAKSRRPLEQSPLHANPEQGQSVNITCELKSEEKFYLFRTHVQPGAVLSVPNLRGSGVSPAFENRLEYSREGNRIVVILHKLQEKDSDNYICAQEVKGSPLFSARGTMVLVKEVEQACEKSSWDLYALLMVMAVLLCALVCCALYRVDVKKYFQRKKPNEVYEDMSYNSRRSTLVRTNTYSRGE